The segment GTCAGCGTTTCTGGAAGATTTTTCTGAGCCTGAGAGGCTTCTAGTTAGATTGACAAGGTCGGTCAAGAAAAAAGGCTTAGATTTTGGAAGTTTTGCGTATGCTGATACTCGGGCAGATTTGAATGTGCACGAGGATCGTGGCGAGTATGTTGTTCTTTCATCTTTTGTTGAATCTCGCCGGGAACTCATTCTTGCAATCATACAGAGCTTGTTTACTCTTCGTGAAGAAAGCGTGCTCCAAAACTTCGTACGCATACGGCTATTCATTCGATGGCTGAATAGAGAAGGCTTTGTGAGGCTGTTCGAAAGCGAGGAGGAAGCGCAAAGAGCGTATGTTGGATACACGGCTCACCTTATACATAGGCTTCATACTGGTGGGCTTAAGCCGCGTACTGCTGCACATTACCAAGAAGGTGCTTGTTCCGTTATTAAAGCAGCATTTCCCCAGACCTACCGACATGTCGTATCGGGAGTCACAAAAATTTCGGGAGTGACACAACCTGTTGCTCCTAGTGACGATCATATCCACTTTTATAGAGATGTATGTCTCGCTCTGGCTCGACAATGCAGTGAGTTCGTGTTGAACAAACGACCTTTCCCATGCGTGGTAAATATTCGCGATTATGAAGTGGTTGTTTTTCACTCTGTAGTAGGCGTTTCGAGCCCGTATAGACCTCCTATAGACGTTTATAATGCCGCGGAGCGGCGTATCGCTACGCTCGATGAATATAAGGCTAAATTGCTTGAGAAAAACATTGAAGTAAAAGACAGGATCCTTAAGCACGGCATAATGGATGCTCAAAAAACCTTGAGCAGAAATAACCGCGATGAACGATCTCGGCAGCGTCTTCGCATTGCATCCTTGGCAGTCAAGGCGTATGCGTGCCTTCTGCTCTTAATTACCGGGGCTACCCCTACGGAATTTTCTCAGTTTTTATACGCGGATGCCCTGCAAGTTAATAAATCGCCGTTAAAAAAAGAATTGTCGGCGGTGAAGTTTAGGGCAGGTGGGAAAGTTACAAATTATAATGTTGGTAGAAAAAATGGGCTGTCTATTCTCCAGGACTATCTCAAATTGCGGGAGTGGTTGCTAGACGGTCGGAGCTACGATAAGCTTTTTTTTACGGTCTCTGAACTGCGTAATCCATCCTACAAAGAGCTTGACGCTTTGAGGGATTTTCCAACTAGCGATGCGCTACAGACGTTCTATCGTACCCTTCATGCGGGGTTTATAGATCCTAGTATTCCAATCCTTACAGTGAGGGAGATGCGAAGACATAAGAGCGTCACCCAGCATATGGGGGGGTTTTCCGTATCTACAGTAGCGAATTCTCTGAATCATACAGAGACTATGAACCTAGGTCGGTATTCTGGAGGTACCCTCGAGCATCAAAAGTCAGAGCTTTCCAAATACTGGGAGGCTGTTCAAACGGCTGCTGCATCAATTAAAGAACAATCCGAGAAGGCGGATCAGCTGATACCTATCGCCAGCGGCCAATGCGAACAATTCGGCGCTGCTTCGCCAGCACCTCAATTTGCGTCGAGTATTTCCATACTACCGGACTGCCAAACCCAGCACGGATGCTTGTTTTGTGTTCACTATGTGTGTCACTCAGATGAGACTGACATAAATAAATTGATGAGTTTGCAGTACGTAGTAAATGCTGTACGTCGTTCTGCGCCAGATATGGAGCATGCTGAATTACTATACTCGGATTTGTCTGCAAGGATTGATTATATCCTTAACGCTCTTGCGGAACGCGGCGATTCGGTTGCGAAGATTGTTGAAAAAGTAAGAACTACTGTGCATGTCTATGGTGTATTAACCCCTTTTTGGGAAACGCGCTTGAGTCGCTTTGAAAGGCTAGGAGTTGTTTTTTGAATAAGAAGTTTTCATCCTCGGGCATATTATACGCAGCCAAAGGCTTGGATATGAAGAACAAGCCTGATGTTGCATGCGCAAGCGGTAAGGCACCAAGTAATTGTTTTGTTTTATGTCGAGATGGTGACGGCCTGGCCACCGCCGTGTATGGAAATAATATTTGGGATTTTAATCCGTACAGGCTGTCGGCGGTTCATATATGCAAGGTAAATTTTGCCAAGGTTTTCAAGGGCGAAGGCGAACACGAATTGCGCTTAATAGATGAGGCGAAATATATAATGTACTCATTGATTTATTACGGCGGAGGTGGACGGACCGGGGCTTTGAGCGCTACTACTCTTGGTTTGTATTGGGTGCATGTGCTGCGGGGAGCGCTGCGGTTTTGCTATGCTCAGCGCGCTAAACCCATGGTAGGGATTATCACACTGGGCGAGTTGTTTACTATTCCAGTTTATCTTGCTGCATTCTTGCGCGAATTGAACCCGTCCTATCACAAAGTTACATCTGCATTTCTAAGTCAAATGATAGGTGTCGGGGCGCGGCATCTGGGTTATGAAGTTGTTAATCCTCAAGCTCTTAAAATCGTCCGGCCGAAGAATAAACAACACCCCGTTATTCCCACAAGATTTTACCTTCAGATTATAAACGTTACCGGCGCTTTGCTCGATCAGATTTATCCGAATATTAAAGAGCTCGATACATTGATTTGTAAATTCTCCGATGAACATTACGGCATTGGGAGAGGTACACAGAAATCAAGGGGCTTAGGTGGGAAAAGACACTATCGTCCAGATTTGCACATGGCTATCAAGGAGCATGGTTTGCACGATTTGTTCAAGGGGGAATTTGAGTGTCAATCTCGGTTGGTATTTCAAAGAATCATTTTGAAACTTCAGTATGTTATGAAAACTGTAATCCAGTTGTATACCGGCATGCGGGAGCAGGAAGTCATGCGCATGTCATATAATTGTATAAGTGAGGTATCGTATCGTACTCCGTTTCAAGACCCGAAGCGTATCAGTACCGATCTTGGGCAATGCGTGAGCGTACTGTCTACGACGACCAAGTATTCTGGATATAAAATGGAAGGAAGGTGGCTTGCCCCCAAGGAAGTCACAAGGGCTGTGGAAGGCGCACAGGCCATTTGCAGAGGGTTGGCGACCTTATATGGAATAGACGTTGGTGATGAATGCCCACTGTTTCTTAGTCCTTCGGTGATCGGATTTATAAGAGGGGCGAAAAAAGTAGCAGTTGCTAACTTTGTATCAGAAAAGACCCAGCTTGCTGGCTTATCTTCGATGCTTATTACCGCTGAGGATTTAGCTGAGCTCTCATTAACCGATCAGTCTCGTGACTTTTGGAATGAACCTGCTTACCAAGTTGGTCAGCCATGGCCGCTGACTGGACATCAATATAGACGCTCGCTAGCGTTTTATGGCAGTAGTAGCGGCTTCGTCTCTCTTCCAACGCTCAGATCTCAGTTTAAACATTTGTCTTTAGCAATGGCCCGATATTACGCTAACGGGTTTAATAAGTTGCGCACGATGTTCGGGTACTATGATCAAGGTAGAGGAGAGTTTGTCTTGCCGAAAAACCACATTGCATATGATTATCAGATGGCTATACCAATGTCAGTTGCTAATCAATTAATCGCAGACCTTCTGCATTCTGATGCCCCTCAGTTTGGCGGAGTCGGAACTTATGTGGAAAAGCAGCGTGGAAGAGTTCTCAGTGGTGAAATTAGTGTAGAGGAACTTCGAGCGGATACTCAGCGCAGAGTCAAGAACGGTGACATAAGCTTTCGCGAGACGCTCTTGGGTGGATGCACTAAGTTTGGTCGCTGCAATTCTTTTTTGCTCGGCGATTTTTTGAGTTGCCTAACGTGCGAGAGTGCGGTGATAAAGTTAGAAAGGATTGAAGTCGTGATATCGGATAGTCGTTCCGAATTGTTGATGTATCCACAGGCTTCTGGCGAGCGGCAGATAGTAGAGAAAGAAATTGAAAGACTATCCGACTTTTTGCGTCTAAAGACCACTGAGCGGGTTGGGGTAGAACTAGTATGAGTAAAGAACCCCAAAGCGGTTTATTACTTTGTTTTGAGGCGTTGGATCGATTGATTGCGGCGCAACCCGTAAAATCCAGATTTGTAGGGTTGTCTTTAAGTAAGCTTACGGCAAGTATAGTTAGCGAAGAGGCGGGGTATGATAGAGGATATCTTAAGCGCTCACGCGCCGCTCATCTTCCGCTACTGGCGAGAATTGATGCTTTACGCATGAGTGCGTCTAAAACTAAAACGTCATCAAGTGAGAGTACGCTGCAGTCATTGAAAAAAAAGGTACAGAATCTTGAGCAGCAGCTTATTGAAACCTCGTATCAGCGTGATCGGGCTCTGGCTCAAAATCTTAAACTTTGGGAGCGTATGAGGGTATTAGAGCAATCCAAGTCCGGCCGAATCGTGGCGCTGGGAGGTCCTAAAAGAGGTACTACCAATCGCTGATGTTCAAGTTGGCTGGGGTTGAGATTAGTAACGCGCTTTTCTTAGCCTCTGGCCATTTTTACTAGGTATCTGATAATAGAGTAGTAAGGATAAATGATCGATGTCGTGATTAATCGCCGTTGTATCCTCATCTTTATCTATTATGGTAGTTCAAAATTTCAGCGATTTCCACCTGGGATAGATTGCCAGATTTGCTCGATGGCGTATCTAAGAGGTGTGCCGGTCCCATGTTATCGGCTGTCAGGTAACAAGCATCTGGGATCACACCCTAGACTCTCCGCAATCTGATAGAGCTTCTCTACCGTAATGTTTGCCTCGCCCCGCTCAATCCGGCCCATATAGCTGCGATCAACTTTGCATACAAGTGCAAGCCCATCTTGGGATATGCCTTTTGCCTTCCTTGCTTCCCTCACTTTTTTCCCTAACGCCTTCGCCAAATCGCTCATAGCTGCCTCAATTCACTCGAGGCAGGACTATCGGGCGTTTACGGACGAATCAGCCACGGACTATAATCCGTATTTTGTCTGCGAAAGCTTGGTTCCCTGCATGAAACATGATTCATTCGAGTTTGACAGGCAGCTGTATGACCTCCTCTGCCATGAACACCATCAAAGTTTCACGATCCGGCAGCTCCGGGATGCCTACGTGCTGACTATGGAAGGAAGCCCGAAACTCGCTGCAGTTCGGATCTACGTGTATGAGCAGATCCGGCGGCTGGTGCGTGCCGGATGGGTGGCCAAGGCGCCTATGCTTCGTAAGCGTGGCCAAGTCTATCAAGTCTTAAGCAAGCCTCCTGGCATAGACCTCATGCTGGTTGCATCTCGCTTCCGATGTGCAGACATCTCAGACCCAGTTGTGGGGGGGCATCACGCAAGTGACAATACAATTGATCCATCAGATCCAATTTTGCCAATCGCTGATCCGGCGGTAGCCCATAGCCGCTTAGAGGAAATGCTGAAGGAGACTCGCCTAGACCTTCTTTCCTCAATGGGAGAAACAGAACGTTACAAGCAGCTCTTTGAGGAAATCCCCCATTTGAAAGGGCTTCTTGAAAACGCTTATTACGAGGTTCGAGACCGCTGCTCCCGCCTGTTGGGTCATCTCCGCGCGCTAGAGACGACACTCAAGGCTGTGACCGCGGTATGAGCATGGGACTTCGCACATGGCAGGATCAATGCAAAAACACGGCGTTGGCTCAATACCTTGAGACGCCCCATTTTTTCTGTCAGGCCACTCCCGGGGCCGGTAAGACCAGGATGGCGGCTGAACTTGCAAAAGCGCTGCTGGATCAGGGCAGAATTGACCTGGTTTTGTGTTTTGCTCCATCACGCCAAGTGGTTGAAGGCTTCCGGCGTACTTTTTCTGATGTGCTGTCGAGACGACTCGATGGGCTGATTGGCGCCGTCGGCGCTGTGTGCACCTACCAAGGGATGGAATACCGGGATGAGACCTTTTGGAAGCTGTTCGATGATTATCGTGTGTTCGCTGTGTTTGACGAAATTCATCATTGCGCTGGCCACGATGCACTCTTAAGCAATGCTTGGGGGCAGCGTATAATTCAGCGCGTCCAGGACAGGGCTGCGTACACGCTAGCGCTTTCTGGCACGCCTTGGAGGTCCGACCAAAAGGCGATAGTCCTGGCGCGCTACTCGACTCCAGAAGGCAACCTTATTTGTGACTACCGTTACGGTCTTGAAGAGGCGATCTCGGACGAGGTATGCCGATCACCGCGAATAGTTATTTTGGACAATACAATGGTCAGACTCACAGAGGCCATTGAGAGTGATAATACGGTTACTGTTTTCCCCAACATCGCTAGCTTGCTTACAGACTCGCCAGTTACCTATGAAAGCCTGCTGTTCCACGAAGATGTCCTGAGACAGCTTTTGCTATTAGGGTGCCGGAAGCTCAAGGAAATTCGTAACGTGAAACCGGACGCTGGCGGGCTTGTGGTGGCAACAAATATCGAACACGCTCACCAAGTCGCAGCGATGCTCCGACTTGAAGGTGAGAGCTGCGATGTAGTCACAAATAAAACCCCAAATGCTCAGCGAGTGATCAACGATTTCAGGCACAGCAATCGGCCGTGGATTGTGGCTGTTGGAATGATTAGTGAGGGTACTGACATTCCGAGGCTTCAAGTGTGCTGTCACCTAAGCAGGATCAGGACTGAGCTTTATTACAGACAGGTCTTGGGCCGGATTCTGCGTCGTTCCGCTAGTAATGACACAGAGGCCTGGCTGTACGTCTTGGCCGAGCCTTCGCTGCAGCAGTTTTCTGAGCGGGTTGCAGACGATCTTCCCCGCGACGT is part of the Pseudomonas sp. ML2-2023-3 genome and harbors:
- a CDS encoding integrase, coding for MNKKFSSSGILYAAKGLDMKNKPDVACASGKAPSNCFVLCRDGDGLATAVYGNNIWDFNPYRLSAVHICKVNFAKVFKGEGEHELRLIDEAKYIMYSLIYYGGGGRTGALSATTLGLYWVHVLRGALRFCYAQRAKPMVGIITLGELFTIPVYLAAFLRELNPSYHKVTSAFLSQMIGVGARHLGYEVVNPQALKIVRPKNKQHPVIPTRFYLQIINVTGALLDQIYPNIKELDTLICKFSDEHYGIGRGTQKSRGLGGKRHYRPDLHMAIKEHGLHDLFKGEFECQSRLVFQRIILKLQYVMKTVIQLYTGMREQEVMRMSYNCISEVSYRTPFQDPKRISTDLGQCVSVLSTTTKYSGYKMEGRWLAPKEVTRAVEGAQAICRGLATLYGIDVGDECPLFLSPSVIGFIRGAKKVAVANFVSEKTQLAGLSSMLITAEDLAELSLTDQSRDFWNEPAYQVGQPWPLTGHQYRRSLAFYGSSSGFVSLPTLRSQFKHLSLAMARYYANGFNKLRTMFGYYDQGRGEFVLPKNHIAYDYQMAIPMSVANQLIADLLHSDAPQFGGVGTYVEKQRGRVLSGEISVEELRADTQRRVKNGDISFRETLLGGCTKFGRCNSFLLGDFLSCLTCESAVIKLERIEVVISDSRSELLMYPQASGERQIVEKEIERLSDFLRLKTTERVGVELV
- a CDS encoding helix-turn-helix domain-containing protein, giving the protein MSDLAKALGKKVREARKAKGISQDGLALVCKVDRSYMGRIERGEANITVEKLYQIAESLGCDPRCLLPDSR
- a CDS encoding DEAD/DEAH box helicase; the encoded protein is MSMGLRTWQDQCKNTALAQYLETPHFFCQATPGAGKTRMAAELAKALLDQGRIDLVLCFAPSRQVVEGFRRTFSDVLSRRLDGLIGAVGAVCTYQGMEYRDETFWKLFDDYRVFAVFDEIHHCAGHDALLSNAWGQRIIQRVQDRAAYTLALSGTPWRSDQKAIVLARYSTPEGNLICDYRYGLEEAISDEVCRSPRIVILDNTMVRLTEAIESDNTVTVFPNIASLLTDSPVTYESLLFHEDVLRQLLLLGCRKLKEIRNVKPDAGGLVVATNIEHAHQVAAMLRLEGESCDVVTNKTPNAQRVINDFRHSNRPWIVAVGMISEGTDIPRLQVCCHLSRIRTELYYRQVLGRILRRSASNDTEAWLYVLAEPSLQQFSERVADDLPRDVAVLNYLQGVSEEVAASPVENSADQYNCHPVTPFQGECFERESQQLPDEIYSYDVGRTYELNFSQHYRTQLLRVC